The sequence below is a genomic window from Tenacibaculum tangerinum.
CCGGGTTTTACCCATTCTTTAGGAATGACTCCAGTAAAACTATCTTCAAACTTGTGTTCTACCTTTCCAGGGCTTAATTCTATTGATGTAGGAAGGGTTGGTGGCCCTTCAAGAATAATAGTTTCTGTACTACCATTTAAAGTTAAAACAGCCTTTACTTCTGGCGATGCTTCTCCTTTATCGGAAGTTACTTGCGCTTTTATTAAGGCATCACTTTCGCTTGTTAGCTTGAAAAGCTCATCACTTGGGTGCTGCACATGAGTCTGAGCAAAGAACACTTCAAACTCTAAATTAGATTCTTCATAAGGATTTTGGGGATCTTGATTAAGTTCATCTTTGCTACAACTAATAGCAAAAAATAGTACTACAAAAAGTAGCAGAGGGTATTTGATAATCATAGTTTTGTTTTTAATGATTTAATAATACATTTGTGTTAAAGGTTATAATTTAATGTGAATGCACACATTTTTTTCTATTATGAAAAACATGTTGAAATCTTTTCTTTTTTAAGAAAGAATGAAAATCAAAACTTGACACGAAGTTTCTAGCAAAAACTGAAAAATTCCTTAAAGAAAAAGTGTCTTTTCATTTGATTTATTTTCTCTGGGTAAGTAAGAAAAGAAATAACTGCCGCAAAATAACGTACTATCAGTTACTATTATTTTATTCTATTCAAAATTAATATTGAACTGATATTTCATTAATATACCTTCAATCACGCAGGACTCTGCTGAACTATAAATTTACAATTATTTCTTAATACTTGTTAGTTTTTTAGTAAAAAACTCAGTATATCTAGTGTTTGTTTCTTTTAGTTGCACGATATACAAATTAAAAAACACGAAATACTAACGAGTAATTTAGGAAGTAAGAAAGCTATTTGGCAGCATAGTTTTACGTCTTAGACTTGTTAAGAAGAGCCGTTTGTAAGGTTTAGGGGTGAGATGCCTCTTTATCTATTTGATTATATAGTGTTAATAAGGCGCCTATAATAATTACATTCTTAATTATATACTGCCCCAGTAGAGTTAGTGTAAACGGTGAATCTCCGAATGATTGTTGCGGAAAGAAAAATAATGGAGTAAATGTAAATACTAAATGAACGAGGGTAGCTATTATAACGGGACGCCTATACAGATTTAATATTAGGAGTAACCCAACTAATGTTTCCCAAATTGCGAGTAAAATAATTGAAATATTAGAGGGAATAAGAGAAAAAGTTAATGAATTTATGGTGTTTATAGCAAGTTCTTCTGCTGGGCTCTTTCCGGGGAAATATTTTAACCCACCAAACCATAAATAAACGAATCCAATTGTAATAGCTAAAATATGATTCTGAGATATTAGTTTTAATAGCTTCATAATTTTTGGGGATTTTGAAATTATTTTTTTACTATAATTAATTAGGGGTATGTTTAATCACCTACAAGGAGGGTTTAGTGTGTGAAGATTTTCCGCAGGAAAATCGGAAGTAACAAAACCGTAACAACCTTTGGTTAAATACTAAAGTAATAATTTTTTTTATATGGTGTTGGTGTTTTATTGTTTTTAATCCATTATTTTTTTGTTTCTTTATTAAATTCTAGGGACGTATCAGCAGAAAGTCCGCTTTCATTTTCTTCTTTTAATTAAAATTTTGAAGCAGTTTTTAAATTTTTCTTGAGCAGTAATTCCGCGACATTTTAAGCATATTTCTATAGAACGTTCCTATTTTCAATCCTGCAAATTTGCTTAAACTCCGTTTCGTTTTTCAGTCTATGTTTCAGTAAAAAAGGTTACATGAGTTTGTGCAATTCATAGAACATCAAATTTCAGCCGAAAAGTTTATTTTAAACTAGATTTTACATGCAATGCCAACGTGTTTGTGTATAATTTCGTTATGTGATTCAACAACAAAATTCGCAAGTAGGTTACTTAGCATGCATATTGACTTAAAAAAATAGTCAACTACCTCAGTATAAAACTACAGGAATTTCAAAAAAAACGGTGTAAAAAAACGATACAAGCGCATAAATATTCCTTAATAAGCAGAAAACAAGAGAAAAGTTTTAAAACTACTATCTTAAAATTTGACTTGTAAAGCATTTTCTTTATTTATGAAATTCTCTAAGGAGCAAATTTTCACAATATTTTAATTTAAGCGTGTTTTTAGCAATTTTAAGCCATTTTTTCGCTTTTAATAAATGTCGATAATTTTTACTTAAAACTGCTTAAAAACTTTATTTTAAGGTTAAAAAATCGTAAATTTGTAAGACAAAATTAATCGCTTTCGAGCGATTTTTTCATGAAAAGATTTTAATTTAATTCACTTGATAATGAGCGAAGAAAAAAAACATAATTATTCTGCCGATAGTATCCAAGCATTAGAAGGAATGGAACACGTACGTATGCGTCCGTCCATGTATATTGGAGATATCGGAGTTCGTGGTTTGCACCACTTAGTATACGAAGTAGTAGATAACTCTATTGATGAAGCTTTAGCAGGACACTGTGATGCCATTTCAGTAGATATTAACGAAGATAACTCAATTACTGTAAAAGATAACGGTCGTGGTATTCCTGTAGGAATCCATAAAAAAGAAGGCGTTTCTGCACTTGAAGTAGTAATGACGAAAATAGGAGCAGGGGGTAAATTTGACAAAGATTCGTATAAAGTATCGGGAGGGTTACACGGTGTAGGTGTATCTTGTGTAAATGCACTTTCAGAGCATTTAACAGCAACCGTTCATAAAGATGGTAAAATATGGCAGCAAGAGTACGAGCGTGGTAAAACGTTATATCCTGTTAAAGCCGTTGGAGAGACTGATTTTAACGGAACCATCGTTACCTTTTTGCCCGATAAAACTATCTTTAAACAAACAACAGAATACAACTACGATACCTTAGCTACGCGTATGCGTGAATTGTCATACTTAAATAAAGGGATTACTATAACCTTGACCGACAAGCGCCGTAAAGATGATGAGGGAAATAACATTGTCGAAGTTTTTCATTCTGAAGAAGGGCTTCCTGAGTTTGTAAAGTTCTTGGATGGAACAAGAACACAAATCATTCAAGACGTAATTTCTATGGAAGGAGAAAAAAATGGCATTCCTGTAGAAGTTGCGATGGTATATAACGATTCGTATGCCGAAAACTTGCACTCGTATGTAAACAACATCAATACACATGAAGGAGGTACACACTTATCAGGTTTCCGTAGAGGTTTAACTCACACCTTAAAAAAATACGCCGATGAGTCTGGTTTGCTTAAAAATATAAAGTTTGAAATTGCTGGAGATGATTTTCGTGAAGGCTTAACAGCCATCGTTTCAGTAAAGGTAGCAGAGCCTCAATTCGAAGGGCAAACTAAAACAAAATTAGGTAACCGTGAAGTAAGTGCTGCTGTATCGCAAGCGGTATCTGAAATGCTTAGCTATTATTTAGAAGAAAATCCTAACGATGCGAAGATCATCGTTCAAAAAGTAATTTTAGCGGCACAAGCACGACATGCAGCACGCAAAGCTCGTGAAATGGTACAACGTAAAACCGTAATGAGTATTGGTGGTTTGCCAGGTAAATTATCAGATTGCTCAGAAACGGATCCTGCTAAATGTGAAATATTTCTTGTTGAGGGAGACTCGGCAGGAGGTACCGCTAAACAAGGTCGTGATCGTAACTTCCAAGCAATTCTTCCTTTAAGAGGTAAAATCTTAAACGTGGAAAAAGCAATGCAACACAAAGTTTTTGAAAACGAAGAAATCAAAAACATGTTTACTGCTTTAGGAGTTACTATAGGAACAGAAGACGATCCACGCGAATTAAATTTATCGAAGTTGCGTTACCACAAAGTAGTTATTATGTGTGATGCCGATGTAGATGGTTCTCACATTGCAACTTTAATTCTAACATTCTTCTTCCGCTACATGCGCGCAATGGTTGAGCAAGGCTATATTTATATTGCTACTCCTCCTTTATATTTAGTGAAAAAAGGACAAAAACGGGAGTATGCATGGGATGATAATCAACGTGATTTAATTGCTCAAAAAATGGGAGGTTCTGTAACGATTCAACGTTATAAAGGTCTTGGAGAGATGAATGCCGAACAATTATGGGATACCACAATGAATCCTGAGTTTAGAACTCTACGCCAAGTAACTATTGAAAACATGACAGAGGCCGATAGAATATTCTCTATGCTAATGGGTGATGAAGTTCCGCCACGTAGAGATTTTATCGAAAAGAATGCAAAATATGCTAATATCGACGCATAAAACGAATTGTTTTAAAATAAAAAAAGTTCAATACACTATTTAGTATTGAGCTTTTTTTATTTTATATTTTATACATTTATTCCCTAATAACAAAATCCCCTTAATTATGAAAAAACTTCTATTACCACTGATAACCCTAGTATTGAGTTTTAGTATTAACGCTCAAGAATTGGAAACAATTCTATTAGCAAAAGAAGATGCTAGTAAATTAACCAACGCTTATTTGAATCCTGCTATGAAAGGTTTTATTTATAGCATGAACAATGGCTGGTATCATACAGCAAAGGTTCATAAAAAGTTTGGGTTTGATATTAGTATAGGTGTCAATGGTTCTTATGCACCCACAAAAGATGAAATATTTAATATTTCTTCATTAGAGTTATCACAAAATACTAAAGTAGTTAATAATGTATTTGATACTCCTACTGTATTGGGGTCTAATAGTAATAATGCTACTACTGCAGAACTAGAATACACGTTAAGAGATGATCAAGGAAATCAAATTGGTACAGCTAATTTTACTATGCCAGGTGGTGTAAAAGAGGATTTGCTAGTCAATACAGTCCCTGCTGCCGCTGTTCAAGTTGGTATAGGGCTTCCCTTTAAATTTGAAGCGATGCTTAGGTATGTTCCAAAAGTTGGTTCAGATGATGTAAAAGGAGATTTATTTGGTATAGGTGTAAAAAAAGAAATTACCGATTGGTTCGGACCTATAGATAAAACACCTTTACATGTTTCTTTATTAGCGGCTTACACTAATATGAATGTAAATTATATTATCGGTGATGTTAATGGAGAGATTGAAGCGAGAAATGCTGTTACCCAATTCAAATTAAAATCATATACAGTTCAAGCAATTGCTTCGTTAAATTTCCCTATTATAAATATTTATGGGGGTATTGGATACAATGGAGGTAGCGCAAACATAGATATGAAGGGTGATAGTTTTTATGCAAACTATACCACTCCTTTAGGTACTGATAGACAAGATTTAGGAACCAATCCTTTATCGTTAATTTCTAACTCAGCCAGTTTTAACACTACATTAGGTGCCCGCTTAAGCTTAGGTTTCTTTAAGGTTTATGGAAGTTATACCTTACAAGAGTATAATTCTGTTAACGCTGGTATTGCTTTTAGTTTTAGGTAAAACTCACTTTATAAAATGTATTGAACCCTAAACATTCGTACTAACTTTATTATAAGTGAAGTAAAAAAATCTCTCAACAAACAGCCTGTTTATTGAGAGATTTTTTAGTATACTTTTCTTTCAGCTTTTCTTGTTTATGTAAATGTTTTGGTATTATACAGTTAAAAAGTTGAAAGCGCATTGAAGTTTTCTACATAGTAATGATTTCCAACGATTGATTTGATGGTTTCTTTATTTCTAATTTTCACTATTTCATATAGCCTTTCTCTAACTTAACACCGTTTAAGAGTTTAGAAATCGAGTGTGCCTGTATTTTTTAGATCACTCTGTAAGTTCTAGTACACTATTTTTGGTCATAAGACGTATCTTACTTAGTTTTTGATCAACTAACAATTTTCCGTCTCTAAAAACTTCTCGCAGCTCGCCTTGTTGCTCTTCTTCCCAGCTTACTTGGTCGTGTAGTTGGTATTCGCCATCTTCTAGCGTTATTTTTAATAGTCCTTTGGCAGATTTTTTGGTGCCATCATCGGTAATCGGATCTTTAAAAATTTTACGACCTTCCCCGTTAACTTCTCCATAGGTTGCTTTCATCGCAAAACCAAAGGTATCTCTAGTGTTGTATTGGTAGGTAAATGAACCAATTCCTAATACTACATTGGTAGAGGCAAATCCGTTTTGTTTTAAACGTTCACAAATTTGAGTGGCTCTTTCTAAGGTTATGCTATCACCATAAATAGCACCGATATGAGGGTCTAATTCTTTATATCCTTTTTTGTTGGTTGTTCCTCCAAATACTTCCCAAAGTAATTGTATCACTCCTTTTTGTTCTGCTACGGTCTTACCATTTGGATTTCCGCAAATAATATCCACAGGGTCACCACTGTCGGGTCTAATTACTACTTTACCGTCTCGGGCTAACACTTCTTCTTTTAAGTTAGGCAGGTATTCAGTAAGTACCTTCCATAAATCCCAAGTATCAGAAACGATAGAAACAATGCCGTTTGGATATACTTCTGTAATTAAACGTTTAAACGTTTCTTGTTCTGCACTGTTGGTTCCCATGCACATCACAGAATGTTCGGTAGCCGCGACAGAGCCTCCAATTAGTTCATTATCAGAATTGGCATTATAGTAGGTTTCTAAAAAGTCAATAGCAGGAATGGTATCGGTACCCGTAAAGCTTAGTAAATGCCCAGCAGCACTAAGTTCAGCAGCTTCTAAACCTGCCATGCCTCGCATAGAAAAGTCATGTCCTTGCCAATCGACCAACTCAGGGGTAGCAGAGGTTTCTTGCGCATACTTGTCTAATATCTTTCTGTATTGCTTCGCTATGGTAGCAGAGTTACAGGGTAACCACACGACAGTAGATAGTAGGGTTTCAAAATAATTGGTGAGCCAAAAAAATTCTGGAAGCGTATTGTACATGGTAAACATCGGAACTCGTAAGGGCACTTCTACACCTTCGGGTAACGCTTTAAATACCATGGGAATATACCCTAAGTCGTGCAAAGCAGCGATGTGATCAATGCCTACGGCGTTTTCGCCTAAATAATTATTGATTCTTCTGCTGTATTGTTTGCAAATTGTTTCTTTTGGTTTGTTAAAGAAGTTGGTTTTAAATTCTTCAATGATATATTTTTTGAGGAAGTATTGCAATCCGAAGAAAACCACTTTTTCAACGCCTTTGATTCTACTTTTTCTTGGTGTCCAGTTTGAATATACTAAGGTTGTGTTGTTAGGATATTGTCTTCTATGGTCTACTTTATAACCGTCTGTAAATAATAATGGATTCATAACTTGATAATTTAATTTGCGTTAAAATTACGCAAATTAAATTTATCGTGCAAACAAATCTCATTTTTTATTCTAATTATAATGACTTTTCGAAATCTATTAGAATTAAGTCTTCTCCCTCTATAAGTTTATTGTTTTTTGTAAGAACCTGAATTTTAAGATACCACATAATTTCAAAATCATTATTCTTAATAGATATCGGAAGTGATTTTTCAGGGAATTTCGATTTAAAAGATGAAATGTTTATAGTAGTGACTTTTATTTTTTCACTTTTATAAAAAGTACTCGTAGTGGTTGATCGACTACTACCATTATCGTAGGTAACTTTTTCTTTTCCTAGTAACTGACAGTTTATGTGTTGTATGATATTCGTTCTTTTTTGTAGTCGTAAACTAGTTTGATAAAAATCGTTGTCTATTGCTTCTAGTTTATACTTAATTTCTCCGATAGCTTGTGAAGGTTGAATTTTATACACATAAACTACTCCGCATAATATAAGATAGATGCCGAAAAAGATATAAAAAACCTCCAATCTGTTTACTTGTGAATAAATTATTACACTTGCAATTCCTGCTATGATAAGACCAAAAAATAAAATTCTTTGTGCTCTTTTAATACCAGGTTTAATACTACCTGATGTTTTCTTAAATTTATAAGAGGAATTTCCTTTTGTTATTAAAATGGGAGTTTGATGATGAAAATCTGGATTTATGAGTCCTGTAAAATAACCTACTATTTTAAAATCAGATAAATTTTCATTTCTTAATAATTTTTCACTTTCTTTTTTAATATCAACTTTGGTAGTTAATAAAACCGTTTGCGTCATGTTTTTACCCATAAACGAAACGTTAAAAACAGGTTTAAAGGTAAATGTAGATGACACCGTTTCAGCTCTAGAAATTTTTTTATGATCGTTAACAGTATAATAGTCTAGCGTAATTTCATCAGTTTCTCCTTTACCTTGATGTTTTATAGATAATTTGATTTGAATGTTTTCAATATCTAAGTGAATAGGACTATTGTTTTTAACGAAAATTTCACCTGAAATGGGCTCATTTGCTTGAAATTCTTCTTTATCAAGTCTAATGTTAATATCTACAAAATTTTTATAGCTCATACAGTTCTTTATTGGGATGTAAGAATAATTCATACAAGGATAGTTGAATTTCTCGTAAATTGTTACCATGCTTTTTTAGTAAACTCTTGAGAAATTCTCTAGGTATCTTAGGCGACGCTTTTTGGTGATCTAAAGAGGCTAGTTGTATTTTATTCTTCACAATTTTTTCTAACAAATCAATATCAACTCCTAAAGTATTGAAATTAATCTTTTTTGTAAAACTTTTATTCTGGTGTAGTAGTATTTTGTGTGAGTAGTGAGAAGCAACGATTATTTTTTTTTGATTGTTCAGAAGATGATGTTTGTTTTTTATCGATAATTTCTGAAAAGAGTCAATAATAAGAATTCCTTCTGTGACCAAAATAGGAGTGAAGTTTTTAGTTTTGAGAGGAATAAAAGTAGCTTCAGGAAGGTATTTGGTATAAAGTAAATTTAACAAAGTGGATTTACCTCTTCCTTTTCGACCAATGAATTCTACGAAACAGGTATCGTTTCTTTTTATTTCGCTAGCTAAGTTTGTGAGATTTATGCGCTCTACTGTTGTAAGTAACAATTCATTTCGATTAAGAAATGAAAAAGGGTTGTATTTTAGGTTAAGTTTTTGGTAATGATCTTGTTCTAACATTTTACGCCAAATTTATAGATCTTACTGTTGTTGCATTTCATAGGTTTTAATTAGAGTTTTTTTAATGATTTATTCCTTCTTCTAGTTTATTAAAAAGGGATACTTTATTTTCATTTTTTTTTGATAAAAAACGAAACAAAAAATCAAGTTCAAATTATAAAATTGCTTCGCATCGTTCTCTTTCAGAACTCCGTGCGTTCTGCTTTGCCCCGCAATTCTGTTCTTTCGTTCACTATTTATACATTTGGACAAGTAACTTTCACTACAGGAGAAACTAAAAAATGAAAGATTTTAAATTCTCACATATGTACATCGAAGACATTTTGTGCGTATTTATATTCACTTCATTAATTTCTTCCTTTTTCCTCAGGATATAAGCTTTTCACTGGGTCACTCTGCCAAAATTCTTTGGTATCAATATCCATAATAGTTAGCGGTCCTGTAAAAGCTGCTCCGGTATCTATATTCCACACATTAATGGCATTCATAGGTTCTAGGCTGTTGTATCTGATAGTGGGCGTATGACCTATATAAATTTCTGAGTAATGTGTGAACCTCTCAGGATATAATGCGGAATCTTTGGGTAAATTTTTATCAGTAGCTAACGCTGTTTCCCACAAGGTTCTGTCGAAATGATAGTTCAGCTTGAACGTTTCCTTTTCAACTCCGTGCATTGAGGTAAAACCAGCATGGATGAATAGTCGGTTTTTTGCATCAATATAATAGGGTTTTGTTTGTTGGAAAAAGGCTAGATGTTCTTGTTTTTCTTTTTCTGAAAAAGAATCGTAGCTCTGTCTGGTTTCTTCTCCGCCATGCGCTAACCACACGGGTTCTCCTTTACCTGTGCGTAACCAATCTTCACACCAAATATCATGATTTCCTTTAATAAAAATACAACGCTGGTTTTTTGCTAATTCGATGAGGTACTGAATTACTTGTGCCGATTCGCTCCAACCGTCTACATAATCTCCTAAAAAGATAAGCGTATCTTCTTCACTGACGTTTGCTTTTTTAAAAACTTGCGGAATGGCTTTTAAACCTCCGTGGATATCTCCAATGACAAATGTTTTCATTTTAATGTATTGTTTCTAATAGATTTAAGAGAAAGGAATGGATATCTTTTCTTACCGAATAAAATTGCTTTTTCATTGAAAAACTCTTGGTAAAATGGTTGTCTTCAAGATTAACATCAATTACATGACCACCATATTTTAAAGTTTGTTCAACAAGTCGATTAGGTAAATTTGTAGCGCCAGAAGTACCTAGAATTATCAATAAAGTAGTGTTTTTTGCTAACTTTAAAGAAGAATGGAGTTTGAAATTTCTCTCATTATAATATTCGTCAAACCACAGTATATTAGGTCTTGTACTTTCACCGCATTTAGGGCATTTTAATAGTTTTTTTTCTTTAATTGTTAAATCTTCGTTGATTTCTTTTAGAGAAATTTTATGTGGGATTTTATAAACTTCTTTAGAACATTCATCAGAACATCTCATTTCATGTAAGTTTCCATGGATTTCATATATTCTCTTTGTGCCTGCTCTTTGATGAAGATTGTCTATGTTTTGCGTTATGCAATGAAATCGATCTCCCAGTTTATTTTCTAAAGTAACTAGTAATTCATGATTTTTATTGGGTTCGGCATCATTAAACATTTTTTTTCTGAAAAATGTGTACTGCCATACTTCATCTATATTTTTAGAAAAAATGTTCAAAAGTACCAAAAGATTCAGGTTTGTAAAATTTACTTCCTTTTATCCATATCCCATACGTACCTCTATAAGTGGGGATTCCACTTTCAGCGGAAATACCAGCTCCAGTTAGAAAAGTTATTTTATTCTTATGAGATTTCTTATTATTTATTTTACTTAGAATAAGTTCTTTTAATTCTTTTTTCATCATAAACTATTTTTTAGTTCAACAAATTTAGCAGGAACGTTGTCTGTTAACCAAACGCCATTATCTGAAAGATAAAATACATATCCTTGTTGGTGCATTTCTCCTGAGCGAACGACTAAAATAATGGGTGTTCCACGTCGACTTCCTACTTTTATAGCGGTTTCTTTATTCGTGCTTAAATGAACATGTTGCCTGCTCATTTTTTGCAATCCATTTTCTTTTATTGAAGGAAGGAATTTAGCAACGGTTCCATGGTACAAAAATAGAGGAGGAATCTTTGTTTCTGTTACGATTGTTACGTTTTTTAAAGAATGTCCTTGATTGGCTCTTATTTTTGTTTTGTCTTCATTAAAAGCAAAACGTTGTTTATCATTAGATGTTACAACAAATTCTAGAGTTTCTTTCGAGAAAGTAACTCCGTTGTTTTCAGATTTTTC
It includes:
- a CDS encoding doxx family protein, with the translated sequence MKLLKLISQNHILAITIGFVYLWFGGLKYFPGKSPAEELAINTINSLTFSLIPSNISIILLAIWETLVGLLLILNLYRRPVIIATLVHLVFTFTPLFFFPQQSFGDSPFTLTLLGQYIIKNVIIIGALLTLYNQIDKEASHP
- the gyrB gene encoding DNA topoisomerase (ATP-hydrolyzing) subunit B; translation: MSEEKKHNYSADSIQALEGMEHVRMRPSMYIGDIGVRGLHHLVYEVVDNSIDEALAGHCDAISVDINEDNSITVKDNGRGIPVGIHKKEGVSALEVVMTKIGAGGKFDKDSYKVSGGLHGVGVSCVNALSEHLTATVHKDGKIWQQEYERGKTLYPVKAVGETDFNGTIVTFLPDKTIFKQTTEYNYDTLATRMRELSYLNKGITITLTDKRRKDDEGNNIVEVFHSEEGLPEFVKFLDGTRTQIIQDVISMEGEKNGIPVEVAMVYNDSYAENLHSYVNNINTHEGGTHLSGFRRGLTHTLKKYADESGLLKNIKFEIAGDDFREGLTAIVSVKVAEPQFEGQTKTKLGNREVSAAVSQAVSEMLSYYLEENPNDAKIIVQKVILAAQARHAARKAREMVQRKTVMSIGGLPGKLSDCSETDPAKCEIFLVEGDSAGGTAKQGRDRNFQAILPLRGKILNVEKAMQHKVFENEEIKNMFTALGVTIGTEDDPRELNLSKLRYHKVVIMCDADVDGSHIATLILTFFFRYMRAMVEQGYIYIATPPLYLVKKGQKREYAWDDNQRDLIAQKMGGSVTIQRYKGLGEMNAEQLWDTTMNPEFRTLRQVTIENMTEADRIFSMLMGDEVPPRRDFIEKNAKYANIDA
- a CDS encoding DUF6588 family protein is translated as MKKLLLPLITLVLSFSINAQELETILLAKEDASKLTNAYLNPAMKGFIYSMNNGWYHTAKVHKKFGFDISIGVNGSYAPTKDEIFNISSLELSQNTKVVNNVFDTPTVLGSNSNNATTAELEYTLRDDQGNQIGTANFTMPGGVKEDLLVNTVPAAAVQVGIGLPFKFEAMLRYVPKVGSDDVKGDLFGIGVKKEITDWFGPIDKTPLHVSLLAAYTNMNVNYIIGDVNGEIEARNAVTQFKLKSYTVQAIASLNFPIINIYGGIGYNGGSANIDMKGDSFYANYTTPLGTDRQDLGTNPLSLISNSASFNTTLGARLSLGFFKVYGSYTLQEYNSVNAGIAFSFR
- a CDS encoding nicotinate phosphoribosyltransferase, which encodes MNPLLFTDGYKVDHRRQYPNNTTLVYSNWTPRKSRIKGVEKVVFFGLQYFLKKYIIEEFKTNFFNKPKETICKQYSRRINNYLGENAVGIDHIAALHDLGYIPMVFKALPEGVEVPLRVPMFTMYNTLPEFFWLTNYFETLLSTVVWLPCNSATIAKQYRKILDKYAQETSATPELVDWQGHDFSMRGMAGLEAAELSAAGHLLSFTGTDTIPAIDFLETYYNANSDNELIGGSVAATEHSVMCMGTNSAEQETFKRLITEVYPNGIVSIVSDTWDLWKVLTEYLPNLKEEVLARDGKVVIRPDSGDPVDIICGNPNGKTVAEQKGVIQLLWEVFGGTTNKKGYKELDPHIGAIYGDSITLERATQICERLKQNGFASTNVVLGIGSFTYQYNTRDTFGFAMKATYGEVNGEGRKIFKDPITDDGTKKSAKGLLKITLEDGEYQLHDQVSWEEEQQGELREVFRDGKLLVDQKLSKIRLMTKNSVLELTE
- a CDS encoding metallophosphoesterase; translated protein: MKTFVIGDIHGGLKAIPQVFKKANVSEEDTLIFLGDYVDGWSESAQVIQYLIELAKNQRCIFIKGNHDIWCEDWLRTGKGEPVWLAHGGEETRQSYDSFSEKEKQEHLAFFQQTKPYYIDAKNRLFIHAGFTSMHGVEKETFKLNYHFDRTLWETALATDKNLPKDSALYPERFTHYSEIYIGHTPTIRYNSLEPMNAINVWNIDTGAAFTGPLTIMDIDTKEFWQSDPVKSLYPEEKGRN
- a CDS encoding SIR2 family NAD-dependent protein deacylase, which codes for MFNDAEPNKNHELLVTLENKLGDRFHCITQNIDNLHQRAGTKRIYEIHGNLHEMRCSDECSKEVYKIPHKISLKEINEDLTIKEKKLLKCPKCGESTRPNILWFDEYYNERNFKLHSSLKLAKNTTLLIILGTSGATNLPNRLVEQTLKYGGHVIDVNLEDNHFTKSFSMKKQFYSVRKDIHSFLLNLLETIH
- a CDS encoding Sir2 family NAD-dependent protein deacetylase, whose protein sequence is MMKKELKELILSKINNKKSHKNKITFLTGAGISAESGIPTYRGTYGIWIKGSKFYKPESFGTFEHFF
- a CDS encoding RNA 2'-phosphotransferase, whose amino-acid sequence is MKEKDIKRISKFLSLILRHQPEKIGLALDSNGWVSTKELIEKSENNGVTFSKETLEFVVTSNDKQRFAFNEDKTKIRANQGHSLKNVTIVTETKIPPLFLYHGTVAKFLPSIKENGLQKMSRQHVHLSTNKETAIKVGSRRGTPIILVVRSGEMHQQGYVFYLSDNGVWLTDNVPAKFVELKNSL